TATTGATAAGATAATATGAAGGATTTTTTCCTCTGCAATTCAAATCCAGGTAGAAAACAGAGAGATTTCCCCTGAGAGTGCCCTGCCCAAAAACAGGCCTGTAGGAGTTTCCATACCCTGAGATCTTTATAGAGATGGAATCTAATGAAAGGGAATCTCCTCCATCGTGCATAAGAACGATCCTGTTTTCTTCAAATTTGACCATCTCGGCATTTGGCCAAACTCCGTAAATCCCTCCTTCACAGGATTCAAGAGTGATCCTTGCAACAGGAGGCTGAAGGTTTGTTCTGCTTCCAGAGAGATCAATAGTGCTAACAATTGCACCCACAAATACAAACGTAATTAGCAGAAGGAGAAGGGAACCGATAACAGGAGAGAGACCTTTCGGTTCAGACCTTAAGAAATAAAAGAGTTTATGTCGTAGATTTCCCAATGCCTTCATCAAGAAGATAATACATCAGATTCGAATAAATAATTTACTTCTTGACTAAATATAGTCTTTTTTTTCCAAGAAGTACATAGAAAAAAAGGAGAATAAAGAAAAAGGTTATCTTAAGTTATTTATTTTTCCTACGTCCTTTCTCCTCATATTCTTTTTCGAGTTCAAAGATCTCTCGAACACTTTCCAATTCTTTTTTACTTCTGGAGTAACGCGAAAGCACCATAGCAACCCCGAAGAGCAGAGCTATAATTGCAGCGAAGAAATACATAGGTGCAGACTCGGTATAGTATTTAACCTGAATAGCTTCCTCACGATCTCCCATTTTGGAAGAGATCCACAGAAGAGTCTGCCTTCCTTTCTCATCAAAACTTGTGTCAGAGGGCTCAGGCCTTGCTATTCCGAACACCCTGTTACCTGTGACATAGCCTTCGGGAAGAACTACACGGATGAACTCGGAGTCAGGTCTCATAAAAGTGAAACTCTGGGTTCCGGGTGTTTCAAGGGTGTATGCAATAAAACCTGTAACAGGTTCTTCAAACTCAAGGTTTACCACCTTCATACTCCGGACAATATCCTGCGTTAGAGTATAGTTGATATCCGAAACGTTGCTGTTGTTTGAAAGTCTCACAAAGGTTTCTGAACTCGCCACAGTTTCATTTGCAGGTTCTACCAGGAGTACAAAGTTTTTAATAGGATCTTTCTCAGGGCCACCGCCGCCAAGGGAATCAGGAGGGAAAATTTCAAGCTTGCTGCTATTTATGACGATATGTACAGCCTGCACTTCTGTTTTATCGCTCATAATATAGTATGTGGTGGTGTTTGCTGGAATTTCATTATCCCATTCATCCAGAAAGACTTCAAATTCATAGCTGGAAATATTGCCAGGTTCATCCAGAGTGATCTCCTTTTTTTGATCAATACAGCCCGATATGAAGATCACCAGAAGGGCAAGAAGTATAAATACATATTTTGTTTTCATTTTCACGGAAGAATTCTCCCTTGGGCTTGAAACGAGCCTTTTTCAGCCTTTAGCCTTTTTCGTAAATTTTCTACTAAGAGCAAAGCTTGCAGGATCATAACAGGTTAGCCTTTATCCTATGCTCTCTCTTCTTAATAAACAAAACGGATAACCTGTCAGAAAAAACTGAATTGCTCCTCCTTAACACCTTTGCTGAAGGCTCAAGTTTTTGATTCCTTTGAAGAATTCAGATATCTTTCTACCATAGGCCAGTCAATTTTTTTGATATATTTTGCCTGAAGTTTGGAAACATAAAGAATATTGCCGCCAACAAGGATTTTCATATCAGAAGATTTGGGAGAGAATTCCCCAAGAGGGAGAAGTACAGGGCCATCTGGAGAAGTGGAAAGCCTGAAGTCCTGTCCGCTCTTCCTGACGTAAGCCCTGACTTTTTCATCAATTGAAAATGCCGGGATCATATATTCACCATGAAGAAATTATCCGGGAAAGATAAATAATTACATGTTAGCAGATCGAGTTAAAGGTTATCAGCTTATAGAAAAACCGGAAATTTCACATTGACAAGAACAATCTCCGACACTGCGGAATCTGCAGGGCAGTTTTAAATTCCATGAAAACAATTTAGGACAAAGATAGCATGATGATGAAAGATAAGGGAAAACTTGTAATCTGGCCTGCATACATAGACCAGACGAAATCCAGAAGCAGTGGAAGGATAATCTCCCGAAAGAATGCGATAAAAGAACCTCACCTGAATGAAATCAAAGAAGCTGCCAGGCAGCTGGGCCTGAACCCCGAAGTAGAGCCTGAGAAAGCTTATCCCAAATCATGGTGGGAAGTTAGTGGTAGAGTGCTGGTGGATGATAAAGGCCCAAAATCCGTTATTGCAAAACAAATCTCATTATCCATAAAGAAGATGAGAGGACAGGAAACCCCTGCCCGTGCATGAATTAGAAGTTTCTCTGAATGTAAGTTTCTTTGAAGAAAAGAGGCATTTATAGGGGGCTTTTGAATAGATTTCAGTCCCGAAAGATCTTTTTCTAACCAGCCTCATTTCCCTCAAAGAACTGAACATATTCATTTTAAGGACCTGTCTTGTGTATGAACCTATTCTATACAATTCTTTGCATAAATCTGTGAAATTCTTGAAGGCAACAAAGTTTCAAATACAAATGCATATATTATATATTAGATCGGTATTATAATAGTAATTGAATATAATAATGAAACGAGAGACTCTGGTTAAAGGATCTAATCGAAAAACTGTACAGGAAATTAAAAAGAATGTTTATATCATTTGAAAACAAAACCTGCAGATATGACAGAAAATAACAAAAAAACGCTGCCCGTTATAAATAACGGACCAGGTAGTTCCCAAAAAGTAATCCAGAGCTCTTACAAGGAAATAAATCTCGGATGCGGGTGCGGAGCTGCTTCCTGTGAAAACTGTCCAGGAGCCCTTGGAATGAAGGCAGGATCAGACAAAGATGTGGTTTACAGAAATGTTTTTGTATACCTCATGATTGTGACAGTGATCCTCGTTGCTACCTACGTTGTAAAGGAAGCTTTAACCTCGCTGCTTATTTAATCTGAACATAATAAAGCAGCCATACAATTAGTCCTTACTTTAATCTTTTATAAGGGTATCTCATTTCCTTTCCACAGTGCTCACAGGATATGACAATAAACCCTTCTTTCAATCTATAGCGAGCATTATGTCCGGGCATTAGTAAAGCATAGCAGTGTTTGCAAATCCTGCTTTTAATTTCCCTTGGAATGCTCATCCTGTTCCTCATAGAGATGTTGCGTATGAGCTGCACGTAACGCCTGCTGCGTTCAGGGTTTTCTGGACATTCGCTTTTTGCAAGCTCAAAAAGCCGCCACATACGTTGGGCTGCGATATTCTGGATAAGGTTTTTCTGCTGTTTCCTGGCTGCTTTAGGCATTGGTAGACCTGTTCCTGGTATTTTTATTGCGAGGTATTTTTGTTACCCAATATTTTTATTCCCCGGTATTTCATTCCCGGAAATCCTGCTTCAATCTTTTTAAAAAAGTAAGATCAGGATTTAAGGGTGGAGTTAAGAATAATTACTTTAATATTCGGGTTCTTGCTATGCACAAGAGCTTTAAACTTTTCGGGATCTCCGTCGATTCCTTCCGAACCATAGTGCATGGGAATAACAAAGTCCGGAGAAATAACTGCTGTTGCGCTGGCAGCTTCTTCCTCGTCCATGGTATACGTCCCCCCAACAGGCAGAAGAGCCACATCAGCTTTAATGGAATCCATTTCAGGGATAAAATCAGAATCTCCTGCATGGTAAATCCTCAGTCCCGCAAGTTCTACGATATACCCAACTCCAAGCCCCCTGAGATGGTAGGGTTTATCAAGGTTATAGGCTGGCACCACCTCAATACGGGTCCCTTTGATCTCAAGCCCGTCAGCCAGAATATCGCCTTCTGCAACTCTTCTTGCATCTCCTCTGAACTCAAGGGAACAGCTCTCAGGAATAAGGGTGGTAGTGTCTGATCTCCTGACCTTCCGGATATCCTCAGGACTGCAATGGTCAAGATGTTCATGCGTGATAAGGAGAATGTCTGCCTTGTTGTCAAAAGCCGGCTCTTCATCTATCTGATAGGGGTCGATGTAGATTTTTTTGCCGTCCCCTTCAAGCAAAAAACCGGAATGGCCTAACCATTGAATACTAATGCCTTCAATTTCCACAGTATTCATCATGTACACCTGCTGAACTCCGCTTCCTCATCAGTAAAAAGAATCCTGTTAGATAACTCTATTTTTCAGATTTATTGGATCATATTAATAGTATCCGAAAACACTGATCTTCTTTGAGAGGTAGAGAGCAAGGTTTTCACACAGGTTTAAGATCCTTTTTAACGAAACTTGGTTCAAGCACCCTATCATAGATCATTTTCTGCAAGAAACAAACAACTGGAAGTTTGATTACAACTGCTTCTCTTTTATTTCCTGCACAATGGACACCTATTGATTCTTTACCATCCGCCATCATAAAAAATTCTTCATCATACCTGACTCCATCAACTACAATATTGTTTATAAACTCACTAAACTCTTTTGTAGTTTCCAGGAACTCAAATGGCAGCGATTCGAACTTGTTAATATCATTCACAATTAGGGTTAACCTGCAGGATTTTTCCAGTTTTTTCAGTTCTGCCTCAAACTCCTGCAAGAGTTCAGGGCTGGATGAGAAAATGATCAGCTCTTCCTTTACACCGCTAAGGATTTCACGAATTCTATTTTTTATTCCCCACTCACTCTGGATACACCAGACAGGAGACGTTTTAGGAAGTTCATAACTCAATTCATTAAGCTGATCAAGAGCCTCGATTGCACAGTTAATGAATTCATCTTTTATCTTGCCAATCACCTGTTTGGGGTCAACTGCGCGGAAATAAGTCGGAGATCCCTGTCGAATTTCCAGATAGCCTTTTTTTGCCAGCACTTTAAGGACTTCATATATCTTGGCTCTTGGCACATTCGTAAGTTCATGGACTTCCCTGGCAGTAGCCTCTCTCAGACTGACAATTCCTACATAGGCTTTTGCTTCATTTTCAGTTAGCCCTAGTCTCTCCAGATTGCAAATTAACTGAGGATTAATTTGTGAAAACATTTGTTACCCCTAAAGTAACAATAGATTTAAATCTTTTCTACATATACATACCACTCAGAGAGCAAACATTAAATAACTATTCATACAGTAAAAAAGAAAAACTGTACTAACAGGGAATAAGTTTTCAATCACAAACCTCCGGTCCAGAGAGACTTCCAGCTGGAGAGATACACCAAGATCCCTAAACTGTACTTCGTAATAAAAATTATGAGGGGAATTCACTATTAAAAATACTTTTGAAAAACTGGGATTTTTTGTTCAGAATAACCGTTTTTCCGTACTCCTGATAGCTTTCCTGTTTATAATCATAGCAATGCAGGGCGCACAGCTAATCGAGATGAAATCAGGCACGGAAACCTTTGTTGGAAAAGACTCTCCTCTCTACCAGGACTAT
The genomic region above belongs to Methanosarcina horonobensis HB-1 = JCM 15518 and contains:
- a CDS encoding signal recognition particle protein Srp19, giving the protein MKDKGKLVIWPAYIDQTKSRSSGRIISRKNAIKEPHLNEIKEAARQLGLNPEVEPEKAYPKSWWEVSGRVLVDDKGPKSVIAKQISLSIKKMRGQETPARA
- a CDS encoding TrmB family transcriptional regulator, with the translated sequence MFSQINPQLICNLERLGLTENEAKAYVGIVSLREATAREVHELTNVPRAKIYEVLKVLAKKGYLEIRQGSPTYFRAVDPKQVIGKIKDEFINCAIEALDQLNELSYELPKTSPVWCIQSEWGIKNRIREILSGVKEELIIFSSSPELLQEFEAELKKLEKSCRLTLIVNDINKFESLPFEFLETTKEFSEFINNIVVDGVRYDEEFFMMADGKESIGVHCAGNKREAVVIKLPVVCFLQKMIYDRVLEPSFVKKDLKPV
- a CDS encoding MBL fold metallo-hydrolase gives rise to the protein MNTVEIEGISIQWLGHSGFLLEGDGKKIYIDPYQIDEEPAFDNKADILLITHEHLDHCSPEDIRKVRRSDTTTLIPESCSLEFRGDARRVAEGDILADGLEIKGTRIEVVPAYNLDKPYHLRGLGVGYIVELAGLRIYHAGDSDFIPEMDSIKADVALLPVGGTYTMDEEEAASATAVISPDFVIPMHYGSEGIDGDPEKFKALVHSKNPNIKVIILNSTLKS
- a CDS encoding type IV pilin N-terminal domain-containing protein; the protein is MKALGNLRHKLFYFLRSEPKGLSPVIGSLLLLLITFVFVGAIVSTIDLSGSRTNLQPPVARITLESCEGGIYGVWPNAEMVKFEENRIVLMHDGGDSLSLDSISIKISGYGNSYRPVFGQGTLRGNLSVFYLDLNCRGKNPSYYLINNKATLEDGSWDVGERLVLCGQDSAVGTVKSSVKVSVDGDDNTSDNYGFKAGTEITLKIIDSKGRNVIAEQKAVVKLAD
- a CDS encoding ribonuclease P protein component 4 — translated: MPKAARKQQKNLIQNIAAQRMWRLFELAKSECPENPERSRRYVQLIRNISMRNRMSIPREIKSRICKHCYALLMPGHNARYRLKEGFIVISCEHCGKEMRYPYKRLK
- a CDS encoding DUF5803 family protein, whose translation is MKTKYVFILLALLVIFISGCIDQKKEITLDEPGNISSYEFEVFLDEWDNEIPANTTTYYIMSDKTEVQAVHIVINSSKLEIFPPDSLGGGGPEKDPIKNFVLLVEPANETVASSETFVRLSNNSNVSDINYTLTQDIVRSMKVVNLEFEEPVTGFIAYTLETPGTQSFTFMRPDSEFIRVVLPEGYVTGNRVFGIARPEPSDTSFDEKGRQTLLWISSKMGDREEAIQVKYYTESAPMYFFAAIIALLFGVAMVLSRYSRSKKELESVREIFELEKEYEEKGRRKNK